In Methanobacterium paludis, the following proteins share a genomic window:
- a CDS encoding UbiD family decarboxylase: protein MREFLKVLEDEFKVIKIQEEISTKYEVSKILKEHPKDVVIFENVKKSDMRIISGICNTREKIARSISTTVPEITSRIMDATDKPTPIDNVEKIGENFEVSKKADLSELPIPTYYRADGGAYITAGVVIAKDPQTGVRNASIHRMLVNDKDRLGIRIVPRNLYTYYKKAEEMDKPLEIAIAIGMNPATLLASCTSIPITADELEVANTFHNGKMKLVKCETVDLEVPDCEILLEGRILPHERESEGPFVDLTDTYDVVRQEPIIQLEKMHYKKDPLFHAIMPAGNEHKLLQGLPQEPRIYRAVQNTIPTVKNVVLTEGGCCWLHAAVSIQKQTQGDGKNVIMAALAAHPSLKHCVVVDEDIDIFNSDDLEYAIATRVKGDDDIVIIPKARGSSLDPCALPDGTTTKVGVDATKSLDKKEKFERVSRMGD, encoded by the coding sequence ATGAGGGAATTTCTAAAAGTCCTTGAAGATGAATTCAAGGTTATAAAAATCCAGGAAGAAATATCAACAAAGTACGAAGTTTCTAAAATATTGAAGGAACATCCTAAAGATGTAGTAATCTTTGAAAATGTTAAAAAAAGCGATATGAGGATTATTTCAGGTATATGCAACACCAGGGAGAAAATAGCCCGTTCAATATCTACAACCGTGCCTGAAATAACCAGCAGGATAATGGATGCAACAGATAAACCCACTCCTATCGATAACGTGGAAAAAATCGGTGAAAACTTCGAGGTCTCAAAGAAAGCAGACCTTTCTGAGCTTCCTATACCCACCTACTACAGAGCTGACGGTGGAGCCTACATAACTGCAGGGGTTGTAATTGCAAAGGACCCACAAACAGGTGTGAGGAATGCTTCAATACACAGAATGCTTGTAAATGATAAAGATAGGCTTGGAATCAGGATAGTCCCACGAAACCTTTACACCTACTACAAAAAGGCAGAAGAAATGGACAAACCCCTTGAAATTGCAATAGCAATTGGAATGAACCCAGCTACCCTCCTTGCATCCTGCACATCCATACCAATAACTGCAGACGAACTCGAGGTTGCTAACACCTTCCACAACGGGAAAATGAAACTTGTGAAGTGTGAAACAGTCGATCTTGAAGTGCCTGACTGTGAAATACTCCTTGAAGGAAGGATTTTACCCCATGAAAGGGAATCTGAGGGACCATTCGTCGATTTAACAGATACATATGATGTGGTGCGCCAGGAACCAATCATTCAGCTTGAAAAGATGCACTACAAAAAGGATCCACTTTTCCATGCCATAATGCCTGCAGGAAACGAACACAAACTCCTCCAGGGCTTACCACAGGAACCAAGGATATACAGAGCTGTGCAGAACACCATCCCAACGGTTAAAAATGTTGTTTTAACTGAGGGCGGCTGCTGCTGGCTCCATGCTGCAGTTTCAATCCAGAAGCAGACGCAGGGTGATGGTAAAAATGTTATAATGGCAGCCCTTGCAGCACACCCATCATTGAAACACTGTGTTGTGGTTGATGAAGATATAGATATCTTCAACAGCGATGATCTGGAATATGCAATTGCAACCAGGGTTAAAGGTGATGATGATATTGTTATAATTCCAAAAGCCAGGGGCTCATCACTTGATCCCTGCGCACTGCCTGATGGTACCACAACCAAGGTTGGTGTAGATGCAACCAAATCTCTAGATAAAAAAGAGAAGTTTGAGAGGGTGAGCCGGATGGGAGACTGA
- the purE gene encoding 5-(carboxyamino)imidazole ribonucleotide mutase, which produces MEPGIMIILGSASDFAIAEKAIRILETLKVPYDVRVASAHRTHEKVKKIVKESTKSGVEVFIGIAGLSAHLPGIIAANTHKPVVGVPVDVKFGGLDALFATVQMPIGAPVASVGVDRGENAAILAAQIIGVHDEKIRSELSTMRKEFFFKIKNDEEKLADKLKGDYYSKKVFSTSGSESNSPKQDKADKTENGTKCPDVAVISGSHSDMKVAKKTTMVLDKMNISYDSTVISPIRHPERFETYMEEMDDVKIYIAISGLSAHVTGAVVAYTEKPVIGVPCAIKLGGMDALLSMVNMPPGVPVATMGIDSGGNAALLTAEILGLGDKNIKKDLLKFKDNMRCQR; this is translated from the coding sequence ATGGAACCAGGGATAATGATAATACTTGGAAGTGCATCTGATTTTGCTATAGCAGAGAAGGCCATAAGAATTCTGGAAACATTGAAGGTACCCTACGATGTTCGAGTTGCTTCGGCCCACAGAACCCATGAGAAGGTTAAAAAGATCGTCAAAGAATCCACAAAAAGTGGTGTGGAAGTTTTCATAGGGATTGCAGGACTTTCAGCTCATCTTCCAGGAATCATAGCTGCCAACACCCACAAACCAGTTGTTGGTGTTCCAGTGGACGTTAAGTTCGGCGGACTGGACGCTTTATTTGCAACAGTTCAAATGCCAATTGGGGCACCTGTGGCTTCAGTGGGAGTAGATCGTGGTGAAAATGCTGCAATACTTGCAGCCCAGATAATAGGGGTTCACGATGAGAAGATTAGATCTGAACTTTCAACAATGAGGAAAGAGTTCTTCTTCAAAATAAAAAATGATGAAGAAAAACTCGCAGACAAACTCAAAGGAGATTACTACTCCAAAAAGGTATTCAGTACGAGCGGATCTGAGAGTAACTCACCAAAACAGGACAAGGCAGATAAAACTGAAAATGGTACAAAGTGCCCTGATGTGGCTGTTATATCTGGAAGCCACTCTGACATGAAAGTGGCAAAGAAAACAACCATGGTCCTTGATAAAATGAATATATCCTATGATTCAACAGTTATATCTCCAATAAGGCACCCTGAAAGATTTGAAACTTATATGGAAGAGATGGATGATGTTAAAATTTATATAGCTATTTCAGGGCTTTCTGCACACGTTACCGGTGCAGTTGTGGCCTACACAGAGAAACCAGTCATAGGGGTGCCTTGCGCCATAAAACTGGGTGGAATGGATGCATTACTTTCAATGGTCAACATGCCGCCAGGAGTGCCAGTTGCAACCATGGGGATAGATTCTGGGGGTAACGCAGCTTTATTAACCGCTGAAATATTAGGATTAGGCGATAAAAATATAAAAAAGGATCTCCTGAAGTTCAAAGACAACATGAGATGTCAACGATAG
- a CDS encoding glycosyltransferase, producing MSWTILMLFLLLASFRTIKKPKDMTVSVIIPAYNEAKTVKHVVSVAKSLSYILEIIVVDDGSTDGTARIAEEAGARVIRHLENKGKGAAIKTGFTNSKGDIAVFLDADLHNLTADQVERIIKPILNGEADITKTKFKREAGRVTQLTAKPLLDFFFPEVKFDQPLSGQFAAKRSFLSSIKLEDDYGVDVGIVLDADVRGMRVKEVDIGKIDHVLSSLGDLNLMATEVVRTIVDRAMEYGRVTMMDSLGKSIRMGILGLSLTILGVFCIFFITFVPLNFGLVISVVGMIIAIFYIAKIIKMSFHIIRRSEAKLRTLKSFFYMHSPIIVSGLILIAMLTTLLGSVHIYDGKISVEPSSRNLIYWIEPAHNQSVDVRGPYTVDSALENEYTIMRMTPESIATLELGYGDAVYINNQQYILNQSLPGEGNTIRIPYNARNFLGINVGDVISDSNLRNVFKNVYAAKNLQLQNTNSNITVKEGVLIKTDSENGRAVNISINGTPVTMTSGIFKNGAYSIYVDGSRYKTIEINDDTSSTSYYVKVGEYTIKIDIGALGTAQSDMEFAPSSEGKFLNFTSS from the coding sequence GTGTCATGGACAATACTGATGCTTTTTTTACTCCTGGCATCATTCAGAACAATCAAAAAACCCAAAGATATGACCGTATCCGTGATAATTCCAGCTTACAACGAAGCAAAAACTGTTAAACATGTTGTAAGCGTTGCAAAGTCTCTAAGCTACATCCTTGAAATCATAGTTGTAGACGATGGATCAACAGACGGAACTGCCAGAATCGCTGAAGAAGCTGGTGCAAGGGTTATAAGACACCTCGAAAATAAGGGCAAAGGTGCGGCCATTAAAACCGGTTTTACCAACTCTAAAGGAGACATAGCTGTATTTTTAGATGCTGACCTTCATAACTTAACTGCAGACCAGGTTGAACGGATCATAAAACCCATATTGAATGGAGAAGCAGACATAACAAAAACCAAGTTTAAAAGAGAAGCAGGTAGGGTAACTCAACTTACAGCTAAACCACTTTTAGATTTCTTCTTCCCAGAGGTAAAATTTGACCAGCCCCTCAGCGGCCAGTTTGCAGCTAAAAGGTCCTTTTTAAGCAGTATAAAACTTGAGGATGATTACGGTGTTGATGTTGGAATTGTTCTGGACGCAGATGTGCGCGGTATGAGGGTTAAAGAGGTTGATATTGGCAAAATAGACCATGTACTATCTTCTTTAGGTGACCTGAACCTCATGGCCACAGAAGTTGTGAGAACCATTGTGGATAGGGCAATGGAATATGGTAGGGTCACAATGATGGACTCTCTGGGAAAATCTATTAGAATGGGGATACTTGGACTTTCACTGACCATACTTGGTGTTTTCTGCATATTTTTCATCACATTTGTGCCCCTAAATTTTGGATTAGTAATTTCAGTAGTGGGTATGATAATTGCCATTTTCTACATAGCTAAGATCATAAAAATGTCTTTCCATATAATCCGAAGGTCTGAGGCGAAGTTACGTACCCTCAAATCATTTTTTTACATGCACTCACCCATCATAGTCTCGGGATTGATACTCATAGCAATGCTCACAACACTTTTAGGTTCCGTACACATTTATGACGGCAAAATATCCGTGGAACCCTCCTCAAGAAACCTTATATATTGGATAGAACCTGCTCATAACCAAAGCGTAGATGTAAGAGGCCCATATACTGTTGACAGTGCACTGGAAAATGAGTACACCATCATGAGAATGACCCCGGAATCTATAGCCACCCTGGAACTTGGGTACGGAGATGCCGTCTATATTAATAATCAACAATACATCCTGAACCAATCCCTCCCAGGGGAGGGCAATACTATCAGGATACCTTATAACGCCAGAAATTTCCTTGGAATAAATGTAGGAGACGTTATAAGTGACAGCAATCTGAGAAACGTCTTCAAGAATGTTTACGCTGCAAAGAATCTGCAGCTGCAGAATACAAACAGTAACATAACTGTTAAAGAAGGAGTACTCATTAAAACAGATTCAGAAAATGGAAGGGCCGTTAACATATCCATTAACGGTACCCCAGTTACAATGACCTCCGGAATATTTAAAAACGGGGCTTACTCCATTTATGTTGACGGTTCAAGGTATAAAACAATTGAAATTAATGATGATACGTCATCAACGTCTTATTATGTAAAAGTGGGAGAATACACCATAAAAATAGATATTGGAGCATTAGGTACCGCACAATCAGATATGGAATTCGCACCTTCAAGTGAAGGTAAATTCTTGAACTTCACCTCCTCATGA
- the mmp11 gene encoding methanogenesis marker protein 11 has product MEILTPDDLKEKFKDPWVAPYKKVLTMVDDDLVELVEYHPCIAGSGWMIYQYKRTSELVLDSKKDGDKHTYLVKVGKTDLNLKPSFAAAGIEEVSVDGEEVKVVHAGLAGAGVGAAMCRGMAHGVKRVELYDIGGGSKVGRAAVVTPKLQKVVIGIDDTDTKQEGATWTLANNIGMKLSQMGFEYLDHVTCQLFPHNPNKTQNCVAIALVFAVKPGERDKLVEKTCELLRESTLSDKTAMAVLDGINIPATLRSYGISAKKSMKTIEEAEEVGKEAGVQFVEVTGSRGKIGALAALGLYEDMEEAVKVYY; this is encoded by the coding sequence ATGGAAATATTGACCCCTGACGATTTAAAAGAGAAATTCAAGGACCCGTGGGTAGCACCCTACAAAAAGGTCCTTACAATGGTTGATGATGACCTGGTGGAACTTGTTGAATACCACCCCTGTATAGCAGGGTCTGGATGGATGATTTATCAGTACAAAAGAACAAGCGAACTAGTTTTAGATTCAAAAAAAGATGGCGACAAACATACTTACTTAGTTAAGGTTGGAAAAACCGATCTAAACCTTAAACCCAGCTTTGCAGCAGCTGGAATTGAAGAGGTATCTGTCGATGGGGAGGAAGTGAAGGTTGTACATGCGGGGCTTGCAGGCGCAGGTGTTGGGGCTGCAATGTGCCGGGGAATGGCACATGGAGTGAAACGTGTGGAACTTTATGATATAGGAGGAGGTTCAAAGGTTGGAAGAGCTGCAGTTGTAACTCCAAAACTCCAGAAAGTTGTTATAGGAATCGACGACACCGACACAAAGCAGGAAGGCGCTACATGGACCCTTGCAAACAATATAGGCATGAAACTCAGCCAGATGGGTTTTGAATATCTGGATCATGTCACTTGCCAACTTTTCCCACACAACCCAAACAAAACCCAGAACTGCGTTGCAATAGCACTGGTATTTGCTGTAAAACCTGGGGAACGAGATAAACTCGTAGAAAAAACATGTGAACTTCTTAGGGAGAGCACCCTTTCTGATAAAACTGCAATGGCAGTTCTAGATGGAATAAATATTCCAGCAACGCTCAGATCATACGGAATATCAGCTAAAAAATCTATGAAAACCATTGAAGAGGCTGAAGAAGTTGGAAAAGAAGCGGGAGTTCAATTTGTTGAGGTCACAGGTTCTAGGGGTAAGATAGGGGCTCTTGCAGCGTTAGGACTTTATGAGGATATGGAAGAAGCTGTTAAGGTTTATTATTAA
- the ribH gene encoding 6,7-dimethyl-8-ribityllumazine synthase — protein MVKVRIGAVVSEFNYDITHMMLELAKEHAKFLDSEITEVITVPGVFDMPLAIRKLLEKDDIDAVVTIGTVIEGATGHDEIVAQHASRKIADLALDYNKPVGLGISGPKMTRLEAHQRVDYGKRAVEAVVKMCERLK, from the coding sequence ATGGTAAAAGTTAGAATAGGAGCTGTAGTATCTGAATTCAACTACGATATAACTCATATGATGTTAGAATTAGCAAAGGAACATGCTAAATTTTTAGATTCTGAGATAACAGAGGTTATAACAGTTCCCGGTGTCTTTGATATGCCCCTTGCAATAAGAAAACTCCTTGAAAAGGATGACATCGATGCAGTTGTAACTATCGGTACTGTAATAGAAGGTGCAACAGGACATGATGAGATTGTAGCACAGCATGCTTCACGTAAAATAGCAGACCTTGCACTGGATTACAACAAACCAGTTGGCCTGGGAATATCCGGCCCTAAAATGACAAGACTTGAGGCACATCAGCGTGTTGATTATGGAAAACGTGCTGTTGAAGCGGTTGTTAAGATGTGTGAACGTTTAAAATAA
- a CDS encoding aminotransferase class V-fold PLP-dependent enzyme: protein MENADIRKDIPMLDEIIYMDAASTTPTPKPVVDAMCNYYYNYNANIGRGAYRTAVKASSEFEKARSKIAKFINSKPEEIIFTKNTTEAINLVAHGLDFKRGDSVIVPNIEHHSNFLPWLNLKKRGVNLKIVQADKYGVVDAADIEKAVDKTTKLITITHVSNAIGSVQPVYEVGDIAEENDLLYMVDAAQSAGHMELDVKKIKADFTAFPGHKGIMGPVGTGFLYCKADKMNGLQPENLGGGTVFDVTEDDFKLAEGHARFEGGTQNIAGVIGLGTAVDYIKNIGLDRIEKHSQKLTKLMFEGINDVDNTTVYGNPENIYGIVAFNINGANPHDVAKILDELKRICVRSGHHCAIPAIRHTGAYDFGGSVRASIHCYNTKDEVQILSETLAEISQFFGA from the coding sequence ATGGAAAATGCTGATATAAGAAAGGACATACCAATGCTTGATGAAATCATTTATATGGATGCTGCAAGCACAACACCCACCCCAAAACCAGTTGTAGATGCAATGTGTAATTATTATTATAACTACAATGCAAATATAGGTAGGGGGGCCTACAGGACTGCAGTTAAAGCTAGTAGTGAGTTCGAGAAGGCTCGCTCCAAGATCGCGAAGTTCATAAACTCCAAACCTGAAGAGATCATATTTACCAAGAACACCACAGAGGCCATAAACCTTGTTGCACACGGTCTTGACTTCAAACGAGGGGATTCTGTGATAGTTCCCAATATAGAACATCATTCCAACTTTCTGCCGTGGTTAAACCTTAAAAAGAGGGGAGTGAACCTCAAGATAGTTCAAGCCGATAAATATGGTGTCGTTGATGCAGCTGACATTGAAAAAGCCGTTGATAAAACCACCAAACTTATAACAATCACCCATGTCTCAAATGCTATAGGATCTGTCCAGCCAGTCTATGAAGTAGGGGACATAGCAGAGGAAAATGATCTTCTTTACATGGTGGATGCTGCGCAGTCTGCAGGCCACATGGAACTCGATGTGAAAAAAATCAAAGCAGACTTCACGGCATTCCCGGGGCATAAGGGAATCATGGGTCCTGTTGGAACTGGATTCCTTTACTGTAAGGCCGATAAAATGAACGGGCTTCAGCCAGAGAACCTTGGCGGTGGAACAGTATTTGATGTTACAGAGGATGACTTCAAACTTGCAGAGGGTCATGCAAGATTTGAAGGCGGTACACAGAACATAGCAGGAGTCATAGGACTTGGAACTGCAGTGGATTACATAAAAAACATAGGACTTGACAGGATTGAGAAGCATTCCCAGAAACTCACCAAGCTGATGTTCGAGGGGATCAATGATGTTGATAACACAACAGTTTACGGCAATCCAGAAAATATTTATGGGATAGTGGCCTTCAATATAAATGGCGCAAATCCACATGACGTCGCTAAAATACTGGACGAGCTCAAGAGGATATGTGTTAGGAGTGGTCACCACTGTGCAATCCCTGCCATAAGACACACAGGAGCTTATGACTTTGGGGGGAGTGTGAGGGCTTCGATTCACTGCTACAACACCAAGGATGAGGTTCAGATATTAAGCGAGACCCTTGCAGAGATTTCGCAGTTTTTTGGAGCGTGA
- a CDS encoding isocitrate/isopropylmalate family dehydrogenase yields the protein MGCCCGNNGNGCTHNTYKITVIPGDGIGKEVMEAALHVLNASGIEFDYTFADAGDEYAEKTGVALPQETIDAVKKSQACLFGAVGESAADVIVKLRKELDLYVNLRPVHSYGKAGKFGDVDFVIVRENTEGLYSGHEEYTDEGATALRITTRSATRRICDFAFDYAKKTGRSKVTAVHKANVLKKTDGIFKEVFYQTAEKYDDIESNDFYVDATAMYLVTRPQDFDVIVTSNLFGDILSDEGAGIVGGLGLLPSANIGDKNGVFEPVHGSAPDIAGKGIANPSAMILSTVLMLEYLGEPDEARKVEKALVETIDEGKIVTSDLGGSSSTMEMAEEVARKLSKL from the coding sequence ATGGGATGTTGTTGTGGTAATAATGGAAATGGTTGTACGCATAATACGTATAAAATAACGGTTATACCTGGTGATGGGATAGGAAAAGAAGTTATGGAAGCGGCATTGCATGTGTTAAATGCATCTGGCATTGAATTTGACTACACCTTTGCCGATGCAGGGGATGAATACGCTGAAAAAACCGGCGTTGCACTTCCTCAAGAGACAATTGACGCTGTGAAAAAGTCACAGGCATGTCTTTTCGGAGCTGTTGGAGAATCAGCTGCAGATGTGATTGTTAAACTTAGAAAAGAACTTGACCTCTATGTTAACCTTCGTCCTGTACATTCCTATGGAAAGGCAGGCAAGTTTGGTGATGTAGACTTTGTAATAGTCCGTGAAAACACAGAAGGTCTTTACTCGGGTCATGAAGAGTACACTGATGAGGGAGCAACAGCTTTACGTATTACCACACGTTCTGCAACACGAAGGATCTGTGACTTTGCATTTGACTACGCAAAAAAAACAGGAAGAAGTAAAGTTACAGCTGTGCACAAAGCAAACGTGCTTAAAAAAACTGATGGTATATTTAAAGAAGTTTTCTACCAAACAGCAGAAAAATATGATGATATTGAATCCAATGATTTTTACGTTGATGCAACAGCAATGTACTTGGTCACCAGGCCCCAGGACTTTGATGTCATAGTTACAAGCAACCTTTTCGGTGATATTCTCTCAGATGAGGGAGCAGGAATTGTTGGAGGACTTGGATTGTTACCATCAGCAAATATTGGGGATAAGAACGGAGTATTCGAACCAGTACACGGTTCTGCACCGGATATTGCAGGCAAAGGTATAGCAAATCCATCTGCAATGATACTGTCTACTGTGCTGATGCTGGAATATCTTGGAGAGCCGGATGAAGCCAGGAAAGTTGAAAAAGCACTGGTTGAAACCATTGACGAGGGTAAGATAGTTACATCCGACCTTGGAGGCAGCTCGTCAACCATGGAAATGGCAGAAGAGGTAGCAAGAAAACTTTCAAAGTTATAA
- a CDS encoding 3-isopropylmalate dehydratase small subunit, which yields MKGKVWKFGDDVDTDVIIPGRYLVLKGEKELAEHVMEGSDPDFSKKVKKGDIIVAGKNFGCGSSREHAPIALKGAGISVVVAESFARIFYRNSINVGLPLLEAKDISKNISQGDEVEIDMDKEILKDLNTSKEFEVQGLPDFMLEILNKGGLIPYLKEHIADIKED from the coding sequence ATGAAAGGAAAAGTCTGGAAATTTGGAGATGACGTTGACACTGATGTAATAATTCCCGGAAGATATCTGGTCTTAAAAGGTGAGAAGGAACTTGCAGAACACGTTATGGAAGGAAGCGACCCTGATTTCTCTAAAAAAGTTAAAAAAGGGGACATAATCGTTGCAGGAAAAAACTTTGGATGTGGTTCTTCAAGAGAACACGCACCAATTGCCCTTAAGGGTGCTGGGATTTCTGTAGTGGTTGCAGAGTCATTTGCCAGAATATTTTACAGGAACTCCATAAACGTGGGACTCCCACTTTTAGAGGCCAAAGATATTTCAAAAAATATCTCCCAAGGTGATGAAGTCGAAATAGACATGGATAAAGAGATTTTAAAGGATTTAAACACATCTAAGGAATTTGAAGTCCAAGGATTACCTGATTTCATGCTTGAAATTTTAAATAAAGGTGGTTTAATCCCTTATCTGAAAGAGCACATTGCCGATATAAAAGAAGATTAG
- the hacA gene encoding homoaconitase large subunit yields MSMTMAEKILAKASGKKEAEAGEIVMANIDVAMTHDLTGPLSVESFEKIGVDKVWDPEKIVVVFDHQVPADSIEAANNHIQMRKFVKEQKINNFYDVREGVCHQVLPEKGHIVPGEVVVGTDSHTCTHGALGAFSTGIGSTDMAMVFATGKLWFKVPETIKFDITGKLSDYVYAKDVVLNIIGKIGADGATYKACEFGGETTQEMSVSDRMVLCNMAIEMGGKTGLVEPDQKTFDYLKGRSSKSYEVMKTDSDAASLKTMEIDVNDLEPQVACPHHVDNVKPVSEVEGTQIDQVFLGSCTNGRLDDLRTAAKILKGHSISNNIRMLVIPASREIYTQAMDEGLLRTFVDSGALVCNPCCGPCLGGHVGLVGPGEVSLSTSNRNFKGRQGSPDAEVYLSSAAVAASSAIYGKITDPRAM; encoded by the coding sequence ATGTCCATGACAATGGCAGAGAAAATACTTGCAAAAGCCTCAGGTAAAAAAGAAGCAGAGGCTGGAGAAATAGTAATGGCAAATATAGATGTTGCAATGACGCATGATCTAACAGGACCATTATCTGTGGAATCATTTGAGAAGATAGGCGTAGATAAAGTCTGGGATCCAGAGAAGATAGTTGTTGTGTTTGACCATCAGGTCCCTGCAGATTCGATTGAAGCGGCCAATAACCACATTCAAATGCGTAAATTCGTGAAAGAGCAGAAAATAAACAACTTTTACGATGTTAGGGAAGGAGTATGTCATCAGGTACTGCCTGAAAAGGGGCACATTGTTCCAGGAGAAGTTGTAGTTGGAACAGACTCCCATACATGTACACATGGTGCGTTAGGAGCATTTTCAACAGGGATAGGTTCAACTGATATGGCAATGGTCTTTGCAACGGGTAAACTGTGGTTCAAAGTTCCTGAAACCATAAAATTTGATATCACAGGGAAACTATCCGACTATGTCTACGCAAAGGATGTCGTGCTCAACATCATTGGAAAAATTGGTGCAGACGGTGCAACCTACAAGGCATGTGAATTCGGGGGCGAAACAACTCAGGAGATGTCCGTATCTGATAGAATGGTTCTTTGCAACATGGCCATTGAGATGGGAGGAAAAACAGGCCTTGTAGAACCTGACCAAAAGACCTTTGATTATCTTAAAGGAAGGTCAAGTAAATCGTACGAGGTCATGAAGACGGATTCTGATGCAGCATCTCTTAAAACCATGGAAATAGATGTCAACGATCTTGAACCACAAGTAGCGTGTCCTCATCATGTTGACAACGTCAAACCTGTTTCAGAGGTTGAAGGAACACAGATTGATCAGGTTTTCCTTGGATCATGCACAAATGGCAGATTAGATGACCTTAGAACTGCTGCAAAGATCCTTAAAGGCCACAGTATATCCAACAATATTCGAATGCTTGTTATACCTGCTTCAAGGGAGATATACACTCAAGCCATGGATGAAGGACTTTTAAGGACATTTGTGGATTCAGGTGCTCTTGTTTGCAACCCTTGCTGCGGACCTTGCCTTGGAGGCCATGTTGGATTGGTTGGCCCAGGAGAGGTGAGCCTTTCAACATCCAACAGGAATTTTAAAGGAAGACAGGGAAGCCCTGATGCTGAAGTCTACCTCAGCTCAGCAGCAGTTGCAGCATCATCTGCAATCTACGGAAAGATCACGGATCCAAGGGCAATGTAA
- a CDS encoding MarR family winged helix-turn-helix transcriptional regulator translates to MNQELELVESMDKLSELIRKFQTQLLTGDLKEYTIRQLYYIELINKNEGISVSELSKALDVKKSTVSVAINQLIGLGIVTKIQSNVDKRFYFLQLTPKGKNIMKMHKQVHKNTIKKILKILNPEEVDNFIKIIKKIS, encoded by the coding sequence ATGAATCAAGAGCTTGAGCTTGTAGAATCAATGGATAAATTAAGTGAATTAATTAGAAAGTTCCAAACACAGCTTCTTACTGGGGATTTAAAAGAATATACAATTCGTCAACTGTATTATATTGAATTAATCAATAAGAACGAAGGAATAAGCGTTTCTGAACTATCAAAAGCACTGGACGTTAAAAAATCAACAGTTTCAGTAGCTATTAATCAGTTAATAGGGCTAGGAATTGTGACTAAGATCCAATCTAACGTTGATAAACGGTTTTATTTCCTTCAGTTGACGCCGAAAGGTAAAAATATTATGAAAATGCATAAGCAGGTTCATAAAAATACAATTAAAAAGATTTTAAAGATTTTAAATCCTGAAGAGGTTGACAACTTCATTAAAATTATAAAAAAAATTAGCTAA